The sequence CGGTCACCTCCCGCCGCAGGAACGCGCCCGGCAGCAGACCCGAGACGCGGCGCACCACTTCACCGACCAGGAAGCCGTACGTCAGCGCGTGATAGCCCGACACCGTGCCTGGCTCCCACCAGGGCTCGGTCGCCGCGAGCCGCTTGGTGGTGAGCTCCCAGTCGAAGAGCTGCTCCAGCGAGTGCGGCTCGCGCAGCCCGGCCAGGCCCGCCCGGTGCGACAGCAGATGCCGCACGAGCACCGTCTCCTTGCCCGCCGCCGCGAACTCCGGCCAGTACGCGGCCACCGGCGCGTCCAGGTCGAGCAGTCCGCGGTCGGCCAGGATGTGCGCGCACAGTGCCGTCGGCCCCTTCGAGGTCGACCACACGTTGACGAGCGTGTCCCGCTCCCAGGCGCGCGTCCCGGCCGCGTCGGCCCAGCCGCCCCACAGGTCCACCACGGTCTCGCCGTCCACCGTGACGCTCACGGCCGCGCCCAGCTCCCCGCGGTCCCGGAAGTTCTCCTCGAACGCGGCCCGCACCGCCTCGAAACGTGTCTCGCAGTGCCCTTGAACCTGAAACATGGTTCTCCCACCGTCCGCCGGAAGGCCGGGCCCGATGGGTACCCCGCCTCCCCGCAACATACCGACTGGTCGGACAGTGCGGAAGCGCTCGGTCGGGGCAGGCCCCCAAGGGGCGCGGGGAACGGCGCGCCCAGCACCGGCGAACCCGCGCCCACGAGACGCCCAACAACGAGCCACGCTCAGAAATAGGCAGGCAGCCAGGCCAACTTGACCGCCTCCTGGTAAGGCCCCCCACCCTCGTGGTCGTTGAAGTCGTACACCTCGATCCCCTTGTCCCCGTGCCCCCACGCGTTGAACGCCGCGAAGACGGTGGAAGGCGGACACGTCTGATCCTCCAGCGCCGCCGAGAACAGCGCGGGCGCCCGCCCCCGCGCGGCGAAGTGCACCCCGTCGAAGTACGACAACGTGCGCAGCACCGCCTCCGTACGTCCGCGATGCGTCTTCAGATAGTTCCCGACCTCCCGATACGGATCCCGATCCGTGAGCCGCGTGGCACGCGGGTAGTCACACAGGAACGGCACATCCGGCGCGACCGCCACCAGGTCCGGCACCAGACCTCCCACCGCGATCGAGACACCGCCACCCTGACTCGTACCGACGACGGCCGTCCGCGAGGCGTCGACCAGCGGATGCGAACGCGCGGCCTCCACCGCCCGCACCCCGTCCGTGAACACCCGCCGGTAGTAGTAGTTCTCGGGAGCGTCGATGCCCCGCGTCATGAACCCTGGGTACGCGGGCACGCTGCCCACCGGGTCGGGGGTGTCACCGCCGCCGCCCCAGGCGCCGCCCTGACCCCGCGTGTCCATCACGAAGTGCGCGAAGCCCGCGGAGGCCCACAGCAGATGGGTGTGCGAGAGGCCGCGCCCGCCGCCGTACCCGATGAACTCCACGACCGCGGGCAGCGGCTCGTCCGCCCCGGCCGGCAGGGTCAGCCAGCCCCGCACCGGGTGACCGCCGAATCCGGCGAACGTGACGTCGTACACCGTCACGTTCCGCAGATGCGTCTCGACCGGCTCGAAGCGGGCGTCCAGGTCGTGCGCGCGCGCCTCCTCCAGCGTCTTTCCCCAGAAGGCGTCGAAGTCCTCGGGCTCGACGGACGCGCTGCGATAGTCCCGGAGCTGATCGAGGGGGAGGTCGAACAAGGCCATGGAGGACCGCCTTTGCTGCGAATAAGGGTGCGGATGATCCACACCGTACGGGTGGTGTCCGAAGGCCGCCAGGTCATGTCCACGGAGCGGCCGACCGCCCTGGCTACGCTGACGGCATGCCCTCTGCCCTGGATCTGCTGGTCAAGGACGCCGAACTGCTCGTCGTCGACGGAGGGCAGGAGATCCCGGGCGGCTGGGTGGCCGTCACGGACGGCAGGGTCGCCGCCGTGGGCGGGCCCGGAACCGCACCCGAGGCCCGCTCGGTGATCTCCGCGGCCGGGCGGCTCGTCACCCCCGGACTGATCAACACGCACCACCACATCTACCAGAACCTCACCCGCTCCTACGCGCCCGCGGTCAACGGCTCCCTCTTCGACTGGCTCACCACGCTCTACCCCCTGTGGGCCGCACTCGACGAGGAGGCCGTCCACGTGTCGGCGTACGTCGGCATCGCCGAGCTTCTGATGGGCGGCTGCACGACCTCCTCCGACCACCTCTACGTCCACCCCCGCCCGCGCCTCGTCGACGCCGAGATCCGCGCCGCGCGGGACATCGGGTTCCGCTTCCACGCCACGCGCGGCTCGATGACCCGGTCCGTGGAGGACGGCGGACTGCCGCCGCGGAGCGTCACCCAGACCGACGAAGAGGTCCTCGCCGACAGCGAACGGCTGATCAAGGCACACCACGACCCCGAACCCGGCGCGCTGGTACGGGTCGCGCTCGCGCCGTGCTCCCCGTTCTCCGTCACCAAGGAACTGATGACGGCGACCGCGGAACTCGCCGAACGGCACGACGTACGCCTGCACACGCACCTCGCCGAGGATCGCGACGAGGACACGTACTGCCTGGAGATGTACGGCTGTCGGCCCGTCGAGTACTTCGAGGACACGGGCTGGCTGACCGACCGCACCTGGGTCGCCCACTGCATCCATCCGAACGACGCCGAACTGCGGCGCCTCGCCGGCGCGGGCGTCGGCGTCGCGCACTGCCCCAGCTCCAACATGCTCATCGGCGGCGGTACCGCGCGCGTCCGGGAGATGCGCGAACTGGGACTGCCGGTCGGCATCGGCTGCGACGGCTCCGCGTCGACGGACCACGCCTCGCTGTGGATGGAGACCCGCGGCGCCCTGCTGCTCGGCCGCTACCGGGACGGACCCGGCGCGATGACCGCCCGCGACGCCCTCGACATCGCCACCCGCGGTTCGGCCCAATGCCTGGGCCGGGCCGACGAGTTGGGGCATCTCCGGCCGGGTGCCTGCGCCGACCTGGTGGTCTGGGACCTGCACGAGGTGGCGCTCGCCGGCGCGCTCAGCGACCCCGTCGAGGCCTGGCTGCGCTGCGGGCCCGGCCGCGCCTGGACCACCGTGGTCGGTGGCCGCGTCCTCGTCGACCGGGGTGAGCCGGTACTGCCCGGACTGCGCGACGCGCTGCGCGAGCACGGGCGTATCGCGCGCCGCATGCAACGCCTCGGGTGACGCGTGACGGGCCTCGGCGCCGTGGCGCGGCGGCAGTGACGCGGGTGACGTCCGCGACCGGGCAGCTCCATCCGGACGTTTTCCACGGACGCCGGACGAGCGGCCCAACTCCACGCTGCGACCGCGCCGTTCACCGGTTACGGTGAGAGACCGGGAGATGACGTCCCGTCGGCTCCCGATGTGGAGGGGCACATGAGCGGGGGCGGGAACAGGAAAGGGAAAGGGAACGGGGAGAACGGCCGCGCAGAACGCGACCGGGGGGCACGGGAGCAGCTGCCGAAGCTGCGGCTCGACGAACTGCTCGACGAGCTCCAGGGGCGTATCGAGACCGTCCGCGGCACCCGGGACCGGCTGCAGGGACTCCTCGAAGCCGTCCTGTCCGTGGGCCGCGAACTGGACCTCGCACAGGTGCTGCGCCGGATCGTCGAGGCCGCGATCGTGCTGGTCGACGCGGAGTACGGCGCCCTCGGCGTCATCGGACAGCAGCGACAGCTCGACCAGTTCGTGCCCGTGGGCATCAGCGACGAGGAATGGGCGCTGATCGGTGAACTGCCGTCCGGGCACGGCCTGCTCGGCGAACTCATCCGGTGCCCCGAACCGCTGCGGCTCGCCGAACTCTCCGGCCACGCGGCGTCCTCGGGCTTCCCGCCGCACCACCCGCCGATGCACACCTTTCTCGGCGTACCGATCAGCGTCCGCGACACGGTCTTCGGCAATCTCTATCTCACCGAGAAGCGCGGCGGCGGGGAGTTCGACCCCGAGGACGAGGCCGTCCTGTCGACGCTGGCCGTGGCGGCCGGTGTGGCCATCGAGAACGCCCGCCTCTACGAACAGGTCAGACTGCGCGAGCGCTGGCTGGAGGCCGGCGCCGAGATCACCAGCGAACTGCTGTCGAACGTGCCCGAGGAACAGGTCCTCGGGGTGATGCTGGAACGTGCCCGGGAGATCACCGCGGCCGATCTCGGCGTCGTCGACCTGGTCGTGGAGGGCACCGGCGACCTGCGCGGGGCGCTGGCGCGCGGCCAGCAGGCCGAGGCCCATCTGCACCTGCTGCTGCCACGGCAGGGCACCTTCGCGGGCGCTGCGCTGACGGCGGGCACCCTCGTCACCACGGCCGACGTCCGCAAGGACAAGCGGATCACCTTCGGGCCCGACCGCTGGGACGGACTGGGACCCGCCGTGGCCGTGCCCCTGGGAACGAACGACGGACTGCGCGGGGTCCTGATGCTGGCCCGAGGCGCGGGCCGCCCGCCGTTCAACGAGCTGGAGGCCACGTCGCTCCTCAACTTCGCCGGGCAGGCCGCGCTCGCCATGGAGCTGGCGGACCGGCGCCGGGACGCCGAGCAGATGAGCCTGCTGGAGGACCGTGACCGCATCGCCCGCGACCTGCACGACCTGGCGATCCAGCGGCTGTTCGCGACGGGCATGACCCTGCAGAGCGCACAGCGGTTCGTCCAGCATCCGCAGGCCGCC is a genomic window of Streptomyces sp. NBC_00414 containing:
- a CDS encoding acetylxylan esterase yields the protein MALFDLPLDQLRDYRSASVEPEDFDAFWGKTLEEARAHDLDARFEPVETHLRNVTVYDVTFAGFGGHPVRGWLTLPAGADEPLPAVVEFIGYGGGRGLSHTHLLWASAGFAHFVMDTRGQGGAWGGGGDTPDPVGSVPAYPGFMTRGIDAPENYYYRRVFTDGVRAVEAARSHPLVDASRTAVVGTSQGGGVSIAVGGLVPDLVAVAPDVPFLCDYPRATRLTDRDPYREVGNYLKTHRGRTEAVLRTLSYFDGVHFAARGRAPALFSAALEDQTCPPSTVFAAFNAWGHGDKGIEVYDFNDHEGGGPYQEAVKLAWLPAYF
- a CDS encoding 8-oxoguanine deaminase, with amino-acid sequence MPSALDLLVKDAELLVVDGGQEIPGGWVAVTDGRVAAVGGPGTAPEARSVISAAGRLVTPGLINTHHHIYQNLTRSYAPAVNGSLFDWLTTLYPLWAALDEEAVHVSAYVGIAELLMGGCTTSSDHLYVHPRPRLVDAEIRAARDIGFRFHATRGSMTRSVEDGGLPPRSVTQTDEEVLADSERLIKAHHDPEPGALVRVALAPCSPFSVTKELMTATAELAERHDVRLHTHLAEDRDEDTYCLEMYGCRPVEYFEDTGWLTDRTWVAHCIHPNDAELRRLAGAGVGVAHCPSSNMLIGGGTARVREMRELGLPVGIGCDGSASTDHASLWMETRGALLLGRYRDGPGAMTARDALDIATRGSAQCLGRADELGHLRPGACADLVVWDLHEVALAGALSDPVEAWLRCGPGRAWTTVVGGRVLVDRGEPVLPGLRDALREHGRIARRMQRLG
- a CDS encoding sensor histidine kinase, with the protein product MSGGGNRKGKGNGENGRAERDRGAREQLPKLRLDELLDELQGRIETVRGTRDRLQGLLEAVLSVGRELDLAQVLRRIVEAAIVLVDAEYGALGVIGQQRQLDQFVPVGISDEEWALIGELPSGHGLLGELIRCPEPLRLAELSGHAASSGFPPHHPPMHTFLGVPISVRDTVFGNLYLTEKRGGGEFDPEDEAVLSTLAVAAGVAIENARLYEQVRLRERWLEAGAEITSELLSNVPEEQVLGVMLERAREITAADLGVVDLVVEGTGDLRGALARGQQAEAHLHLLLPRQGTFAGAALTAGTLVTTADVRKDKRITFGPDRWDGLGPAVAVPLGTNDGLRGVLMLARGAGRPPFNELEATSLLNFAGQAALAMELADRRRDAEQMSLLEDRDRIARDLHDLAIQRLFATGMTLQSAQRFVQHPQAAERLGRAVDDLDTTIKIIRSTIFGLRAHETAAVGLRVRVVRALEEAGAVLGFTPSLRMEGLLDVDVPGEVAEDAVAVVGEALTNVARHAGATAVDVALVVRDGHLTLTVTDDGTGMPDGRGGRRSGLRNLAERARRRGGELLVTNGQESGTRLAWRVPLEVR